Genomic segment of Patescibacteria group bacterium:
GGGTGGATGGTTTTAACAACAAAATGATAGACAAAAAGCCAATCATTGCGCTAGAGGGAACTGACGCATTGAATCGAAATTCAGCTGGCAACGCTCTTTACCAAAGATTTCACCATGCGCTTGGTGCTGTAAAAAACGGCCTGGTCGGGGTTTATTATCTTAAAAAGGGTCCTAGCCAAATACAGCCAGATTTATTTGGAATGGCTTATTATGCTTCACAAGTAGAAAAAGGTAATTATTTAGTCACTGATGATCTTAAGGTGGTAAGGGGATTATTGGAAAGATATAACGACAAAAACTCCTTTGATGCTTTTATAAAAAGTTATCTGGAAGAAATGCATAAAATATTCAATACAAAATTCCAGTTATTTTACAAAGGAGATTGGAAAGAATTTGCAAAAAAGAGATCGACAATAATAAAGGATGATTATGTTATAAAGTACGCCGGAAGAAGTAGGAGAAACTTTACTGACGGATCACAACGAGCAGGTCATATTGCAGTAGGTGAAATGTTTCTTACTAAATATTACTTCTACGATAAAAAATTCTACTATTTATTTCCGAAAATGACACGAGAGGACATAGAGTTGTTGGATAAAAGTAAAGATACCGATAAAGAATGGTTTCTATTGCGGAATGAACCAAACGTATTTATAAAGACCATTGATGACATAGAGGGGGTGGGGAAAAACATCAAGAAAAAACTCCTACAAATAAAGGATGAGCCATTAAAAGGTGACGCGTTCAGGACTTTCAATGCGTATACTCAAGAGATCGCATCTAAACTAGAATCGGGAGAATGCCGAATAAAGGAGTAATTGAAATAATGGAGCAAAAAATCGTTGATGTATTAAGTGAGATATAGGGCAAAATAGGTTTAAATGATGCTATATTTCAAGGTTTTCCACAAAATATCGTAGAAACACTTGCAATTTTTTAAATATCTGCTAAGATAGAGTCAGTCGAGTATATTATAATAAAATCTATAACAATATGATTCATTCATTTTCCTGCAAAAATTTTTACTCCTTTGGAGAAGAAACCACTCTTAATTTTGGAGTAAACAATAACGCTCCCGAAAACAATGGGTATTTTATGGCGCCTTCCGGCAACCGTCTTTCAAAGATAGAAACCGTCATCGGACCAAACGCTTCCGGCAAAACAAATTTGCTTAAAATTTTGCCTTTCTTGAAATGGCTGATTATTGATTCGTTTAACGCTAAGCCGGAAGATCCGATTGTTGTGCAATCTTTTGCTTTTGGCGACGCGAAAAATGAACCTACAGATTTATCAGTGGTTTTTGAAATTGACGGAAAGGTCTATACTTATGAATTTGTCATTACTAAGGAAAAAATTTTAAGTGAAGAACTGAAACTAACCAGTTTCGCGAAAGAAAAGAAATCAACCAAGAAAATATTTTCCCGCAATTGGAATAAAACAGAAAATCGTTATGATTTTGAAGGAGAAAACTTTGAATTGCCAAAAGGACTTGAAAACCTTTTGCGCACAAACGCAAGCGTAATCGGCACCGCCGCTCGTCTTAATCATGTTGAAAGCCAAATAATCGCAAAATATTGGGGGCAGATTGAAACAAATGTCGTTGAGGCTGGATGGATCGGCGATCATTTGTTGCCAAATTCAATCGCTCAACTCGGCGAGGCATTTAATTTTTTTAGCGAAAACAGTGTCCTTAAAACGGAGGCTGAAAAATTATTGTGTCGTTTTGATTTGGGTTTAAGTGGATTTGAAATCAAAAAAGAAAAAAAAGAAAATGGTTTTTCGCTTAATGTGCGAGCGGCGCATTTGTTTAACGGGCAAAAACAATATTTGCCTGTGCAATATGAATCATCCGGTACCAAACAATTATTTGTGCTTCTGAAAAGCATTCTTGCTGCGCTTGAAAAAGGAAGTATTGCCGTTGTTGATGAGTTTGATGTCAATCTTCACCCTGAAATGGTGAGTGCTTTATATAATTTGTTTGTCCAACCTGAAACAAATCCAAAAAACGCTCAATTATTTATGAGCACCCACAGTCATATTCTTTTAAGCAAACTTGATAAATATCAAATTGTTTTGGTCGAAAAAAATGAAAATGGCATAAGCGAAGCATGGCGTTTGGATGAGGTTTCTGATGTCCGCTCCGATGAAAACTATTATTCAAAATACCTTGCTGGCGCGTACGGAGCCGTTCCAAAAATATAAATACCAAAAAAATATGTCAAGAACAAATCCGTACAAGAAAAAACGCCGAAGCGCCAAACGAACTCTTTTGATGTATGGCGAGGGATTGGGCGAGGAGGTTTTTCTTAAACACTTGCGCTCACTGTATGCTTATAATAGCGGCGTGTCGGTAACTATCAGAAATGGAAAAGGAGGAAACCCCAAAAGTGTTGTTGTGAATGCGATAAACGAGCCGGGCGATTTTAAAAGAAGGAT
This window contains:
- a CDS encoding ATP-binding protein, with translation MIHSFSCKNFYSFGEETTLNFGVNNNAPENNGYFMAPSGNRLSKIETVIGPNASGKTNLLKILPFLKWLIIDSFNAKPEDPIVVQSFAFGDAKNEPTDLSVVFEIDGKVYTYEFVITKEKILSEELKLTSFAKEKKSTKKIFSRNWNKTENRYDFEGENFELPKGLENLLRTNASVIGTAARLNHVESQIIAKYWGQIETNVVEAGWIGDHLLPNSIAQLGEAFNFFSENSVLKTEAEKLLCRFDLGLSGFEIKKEKKENGFSLNVRAAHLFNGQKQYLPVQYESSGTKQLFVLLKSILAALEKGSIAVVDEFDVNLHPEMVSALYNLFVQPETNPKNAQLFMSTHSHILLSKLDKYQIVLVEKNENGISEAWRLDEVSDVRSDENYYSKYLAGAYGAVPKI